The following coding sequences are from one Kallotenue papyrolyticum window:
- a CDS encoding stage V sporulation protein S yields the protein MKPSEDDVRLEARAAGSSGSQPEPGNERQVRRVPPAAGSARPDHAPSGAEVLKVSTRSRPSAVAGAIAGVIRESGIAEVQSIGAGATNQAIKAVAIARSYLSEEGIDIYCVPSFIDVAIDEEERTAIKLVIHRRDKI from the coding sequence ATGAAGCCCAGCGAAGATGATGTCAGGCTGGAAGCGCGAGCGGCCGGCTCGTCCGGCTCCCAGCCGGAACCCGGCAACGAGCGCCAGGTCCGGCGCGTTCCACCCGCTGCGGGGAGCGCACGCCCGGATCACGCGCCCTCCGGCGCGGAGGTGCTCAAGGTTTCAACCCGTTCGCGTCCCAGCGCAGTTGCCGGCGCCATTGCCGGCGTGATTCGCGAGAGCGGCATTGCCGAGGTGCAATCGATCGGCGCCGGCGCGACCAACCAGGCGATTAAGGCTGTGGCGATCGCCCGCTCCTACCTGAGCGAGGAGGGCATCGATATCTACTGCGTGCCCTCGTTCATTGATGTCGCCATCGATGAAGAGGAACGCACCGCGATCAAGCTGGTGATCCACCGCCGCGACAAGATCTGA
- a CDS encoding molybdopterin-dependent oxidoreductase → MRSTSARAGFVAGALATLALVGALRPAAALTGLSFMPYDLADLLIRLTPGALATAGIEALGALAKLLVKLAAITAIVLLGGGLGAWARDARRANMAAALLLLILLLLTLLNRPATAAHALAPPALLTLLALVLLWRAALRLLTHRLSAAHPHAPQTVTDRERRVFLARAGAVTLTLAVGGTALAELLDRPADDAALPATLPPASRITPEAPFDAGDFVAPPGVRPRITPQAELYYVASRARDPRVDARAYRLSITGNVAQPRALTLDEIMHRPRVYQTSTLECISNEVGGPLIGNCRWVGTPLAELLREAGVGADAQRVALYGADGYVDSISLDDALKPTTLLVYGVDDQPLTVPHGYPLRLIVPNIFGMKNVKWLERIEVVNEDFQGFWQQRGWSQRAIVQTTSVVDTRQAARAGNQAVIGGIAFAGSRGIQRVEVQIDEGPWQAATLEPAASPLQWRRWRYVWPAAPGRYQVRVRAVDGMGMPQSATVAPPHPDGATGYHVLVVSVA, encoded by the coding sequence ATGCGATCCACTTCCGCGCGTGCCGGCTTCGTCGCCGGCGCGTTGGCCACACTGGCGCTGGTTGGTGCGTTGCGGCCGGCAGCAGCGCTGACCGGCCTCTCGTTCATGCCCTACGATCTGGCCGATCTGCTGATCCGCCTGACGCCCGGTGCACTGGCCACCGCCGGCATCGAGGCACTAGGCGCGCTGGCGAAACTGCTCGTCAAGCTGGCAGCGATCACGGCGATCGTTCTGCTGGGCGGCGGGCTGGGCGCCTGGGCGCGCGACGCGCGGCGCGCCAACATGGCTGCTGCGCTGCTGCTGCTGATCCTGCTGCTGCTGACGCTGCTCAACCGCCCGGCCACCGCCGCGCACGCGCTGGCGCCGCCGGCGTTGCTCACGTTGCTGGCGCTGGTGCTGCTGTGGCGCGCCGCGCTGCGTTTGCTGACGCACCGTCTCTCCGCAGCGCATCCACATGCGCCCCAGACAGTGACGGACCGTGAACGGCGCGTCTTTCTGGCGCGCGCCGGCGCGGTAACCTTGACGCTGGCCGTCGGCGGCACGGCGCTGGCCGAGCTGCTGGATCGCCCTGCCGACGACGCAGCACTACCGGCCACGCTGCCGCCTGCCAGCCGGATCACGCCGGAAGCGCCCTTTGACGCAGGCGATTTTGTTGCGCCACCAGGCGTACGGCCCCGCATCACGCCGCAGGCCGAGCTCTACTACGTCGCCAGCCGCGCCCGTGATCCGCGGGTCGATGCGCGCGCCTACCGTTTGAGCATTACCGGCAACGTCGCCCAACCGCGCGCGCTGACGCTGGACGAGATCATGCACCGGCCACGCGTGTACCAGACCAGCACGCTGGAGTGCATCTCCAACGAGGTCGGCGGCCCGCTGATCGGCAACTGCCGCTGGGTCGGCACGCCGCTGGCCGAGCTGCTGCGCGAAGCGGGCGTAGGTGCCGACGCGCAGCGCGTCGCGCTCTACGGCGCGGATGGCTACGTCGATTCGATCAGCCTGGACGATGCGCTCAAGCCGACCACCTTGCTGGTCTATGGTGTGGACGATCAACCGCTGACGGTGCCGCACGGCTATCCGTTGCGCCTGATCGTGCCCAACATCTTCGGCATGAAGAACGTCAAATGGCTGGAGCGCATCGAGGTGGTCAATGAGGATTTCCAGGGCTTCTGGCAGCAGCGCGGCTGGAGCCAGCGTGCGATCGTGCAGACCACCAGTGTGGTTGATACGCGCCAGGCTGCCCGCGCGGGCAACCAAGCAGTGATCGGCGGGATCGCCTTCGCCGGCAGCCGCGGCATTCAGCGCGTCGAGGTGCAGATCGACGAGGGTCCATGGCAGGCAGCCACGCTCGAACCCGCAGCCAGCCCGCTGCAGTGGCGGCGTTGGCGCTACGTCTGGCCGGCCGCGCCAGGCCGCTACCAGGTGCGCGTGCGCGCCGTAGACGGCATGGGCATGCCCCAGAGCGCCACAGTGGCGCCGCCCCACCCCGACGGCGCGACCGGCTACCACGTGCTGGTGGTCAGCGTCGCTTAA
- a CDS encoding HAD-IIA family hydrolase translates to MHDSRPKNYLIDMDGVLVRGNVPIPGADRFLARLVERGAKFLILTNNSLYTPADLQLRLQRIGLNVPDGHIYTSALATAQFLHAQRPGGTAYVIGEAGLTTALHEIGYLLTDHAPEYVVLGETTAYSFERITTAVRLILNGARFIATNRDVTGPTATGIVPATGAVAALISAATGVKPYFIGKPNPLMMRSALNTIDAHSEESVMVGDRMDTDIVAGTESGMETILVLTGVTRREEVNRFPYRPTRIVASVAEIEV, encoded by the coding sequence ATGCACGACTCACGGCCCAAAAACTATCTGATCGACATGGACGGTGTGCTGGTGCGCGGCAACGTGCCGATCCCCGGCGCGGACCGCTTTCTGGCACGGCTGGTCGAGCGCGGCGCGAAGTTTCTGATCCTCACCAACAACTCCCTCTACACGCCCGCCGATCTGCAACTGCGCCTGCAGCGCATTGGGCTGAACGTGCCGGACGGCCACATCTACACCTCGGCGCTGGCCACCGCCCAGTTTCTGCACGCCCAACGGCCCGGCGGCACGGCCTACGTCATTGGTGAGGCCGGCCTGACCACTGCGCTGCACGAGATCGGCTACCTGCTCACCGACCATGCGCCCGAATACGTGGTGCTGGGCGAGACGACCGCCTATTCCTTTGAGCGCATCACCACAGCGGTGCGCCTGATCCTCAACGGCGCGCGCTTTATCGCCACCAACCGCGATGTGACCGGCCCAACCGCTACCGGGATCGTGCCGGCGACTGGCGCAGTCGCGGCACTGATCAGCGCCGCGACCGGCGTCAAGCCCTACTTTATTGGCAAGCCCAATCCGTTGATGATGCGTAGCGCGCTCAACACCATCGACGCCCACTCCGAAGAGTCGGTGATGGTGGGCGACCGCATGGATACCGATATCGTCGCCGGCACCGAGAGCGGCATGGAGACGATCCTGGTGTTGACCGGCGTGACCCGCCGCGAGGAGGTCAACCGCTTTCCCTATCGTCCCACACGCATCGTCGCCTCGGTTGCCGAGATCGAGGTCTAG
- a CDS encoding McrB family protein, translated as MRTATDVVSMMAQYFPGFHRAALEALLTPGVAERWQAVQERLHPLLAALAEQLDRAGRQRFPREWPLYEISWKTARYRHRGRGQREPIGEYHFALDRVPRGTGIYVGVSGDDRAVLVGFTSTTGVRKREMQRVWESARPLWQPILQALPEVRFARTENSNGELWVEHYLRTRQARYLWAGYRYDWSDPRIATPEFAQIVIEDVLRLLPFNEAIMEAAELLDSAAELAVRERRAHYTLAGHLPPIETIIERIRARGFVYPDALLRSFHVALQTKPLVILPGISGTGKTRLTRLYADAVYDIASPAADNPHYLLVAVQPDWHNARDLLGYYNALTDRFHPTAFLRFLMRAAADPSSPYYVCLDEMNLARPEYYLAPILSALETAEHQIDLGLPGASALTVDGETLRNPFTLPLNVHLIGTVNVDESTFALSDKLLDRANVIELNSIDLEAFRRSYPEPIEEVVWQELREVATIMSAAGQPFGYRTLTEIVRYVARARGVLPTRAALDLQIKQKILPKLRGEDSPRLRRALEQLYRRFAGATFAPDQPPPCDAPLPESAAKVHHMLTRLEQEGFTDFYGL; from the coding sequence ATGCGCACAGCCACCGACGTCGTGTCTATGATGGCTCAGTACTTCCCAGGCTTCCACCGCGCCGCGCTTGAGGCCCTGCTCACGCCGGGCGTTGCCGAGCGCTGGCAGGCCGTCCAGGAGCGCCTCCATCCGCTGCTGGCCGCGCTGGCCGAGCAGCTCGATCGCGCCGGACGGCAACGCTTTCCGCGCGAATGGCCGCTCTACGAGATCAGCTGGAAAACCGCGCGCTATCGCCATCGCGGACGCGGCCAGCGCGAGCCGATCGGCGAGTACCACTTCGCCCTCGACCGTGTGCCGCGCGGCACCGGCATCTACGTCGGTGTCAGCGGCGACGACCGCGCCGTGCTGGTTGGCTTTACCTCCACGACCGGCGTGCGCAAACGCGAGATGCAGCGCGTCTGGGAGAGCGCCCGCCCGCTCTGGCAACCGATTCTCCAGGCGCTGCCGGAGGTGCGCTTTGCGCGCACGGAGAACAGCAACGGCGAGCTGTGGGTTGAACACTACCTGCGCACGCGGCAGGCGCGCTACCTGTGGGCCGGCTACCGCTACGACTGGAGCGATCCACGCATCGCTACGCCCGAGTTTGCGCAGATCGTGATCGAGGATGTGCTGCGCCTGCTGCCTTTCAACGAGGCGATCATGGAAGCGGCCGAACTGCTCGACAGCGCTGCCGAACTGGCCGTGCGCGAGCGCCGTGCCCACTACACGCTCGCCGGCCACCTGCCACCGATCGAAACGATCATCGAGCGCATCCGCGCGCGCGGCTTTGTCTACCCGGACGCGCTGCTGCGCTCGTTCCATGTGGCGCTCCAGACCAAGCCGCTGGTGATCCTGCCCGGCATCTCCGGCACCGGCAAGACCCGCCTGACGCGGCTGTATGCCGATGCGGTGTACGACATCGCCTCGCCCGCCGCCGACAACCCGCACTATCTGCTGGTGGCCGTGCAACCCGACTGGCACAATGCGCGCGATCTGCTGGGCTACTACAACGCCCTCACCGACCGCTTCCATCCGACGGCCTTTTTGCGCTTCCTGATGCGCGCCGCCGCCGATCCGTCATCGCCCTACTACGTCTGCCTGGATGAGATGAATCTGGCGCGTCCGGAATACTATCTCGCCCCGATCCTGTCGGCGCTGGAGACCGCCGAACACCAGATCGATCTGGGGCTGCCCGGCGCCAGCGCCCTGACCGTGGATGGCGAGACACTGCGCAATCCCTTTACCCTGCCACTCAACGTCCACCTGATCGGCACGGTCAACGTAGATGAGTCCACCTTCGCGCTCTCCGACAAGCTGCTCGATCGCGCCAATGTGATCGAACTCAACAGCATCGATCTGGAAGCCTTCCGTCGCAGCTACCCTGAGCCGATCGAGGAGGTGGTCTGGCAGGAACTGCGCGAGGTCGCAACGATCATGAGCGCCGCCGGCCAACCCTTCGGCTATCGCACGCTGACCGAGATCGTGCGTTATGTCGCCCGCGCACGCGGCGTGCTGCCCACGCGCGCGGCCCTCGATCTGCAGATCAAACAGAAGATTCTGCCCAAACTGCGTGGCGAAGACAGTCCGCGCCTGCGCCGCGCGCTGGAACAGCTCTACCGGCGCTTTGCCGGCGCGACCTTTGCGCCCGACCAGCCGCCGCCATGCGATGCGCCCTTGCCTGAGTCGGCGGCCAAGGTCCACCACATGCTGACACGCTTGGAGCAGGAGGGCTTCACCGATTTCTATGGCCTCTAG